Part of the Thermodesulfobacteriota bacterium genome, AGGAGGACCCCTTGAAAGGACGCGTGCTCGTCATCGACGACGATGCAGGGATCCGGCGGGAGCTGACGGCCGGCCTCACCCGGGAAGGGTACGGCGTCGTCGCCTGTCCCGACGGCATCTCGGCCATCCACGAACTCGACGCCGCCCGCGGGAAAGGGCTCGCGTTCGACCACCTCGTGACCGACATCTTCATGCCGGACATCGACGGGCTCAAGATCCTCAAGGTGATCAAGACCCGGCACCCGGACCTGCCCGTTGTGGTGATCGCCGGACCGGGCGATGCCGGCGACGAGGCGCTCAGGCTCGCCGCCCTTTCCGAGTCCAACACCGCCTACCTCGAAAGGCCCTTCACGATCCCCGACCTCGTCCGGAATCTCGAGGAGCTCTCCCCCGGCGCGGCTGTCCTCCCGGGCGCGGAAGGAACGGAAGCGCCGGGCCCCGAGATGCGGGAATCGGTCACGGCCTACCTGACGATCCGGGTCGCCGATCCTGTCCACAGCGCGGACATCTTCCGGAAGCTTTACCGGATGAACGGGGTGCAGCGGTGCGAGGCGGTCCGGGGGGATTTCGACATCATCGTCATCGCCCAGGGGGACTCGCAGGAGGAGATCCGCCGGCTCAAGGACGCGATCGCGGAAATCGACGGCGTCCAGCTCCTCTCCGCCTCCGGCGTGGAGCGGCCGAAGCTGGACCGCGACGTGAACGAATTCGTCGACGCCTACTCGAAGGCGGTCAAGACGAAGGGGCTTCCGAGCTCGAGCAAGCGGCCCGGCACGACGAGCTACATCATCGTCGACGTCGACAAGGACGCCATCCGGCGGATCTTCACGACCGTTTTCTTCATCGACGAGGTCGTCTTCTGCGACGTCGTCGAGGACGGCGCCCGGCTCGTGGGGATGGTCATGGGGCACGGCGCCGTCGGCGCCGCGCCGGGCATCGTCGAGAAGCTTGGCGGGATCGACGGAGTGCTGCGCGTCCGCGAGGCGGCCGTCGTCAAGCTCGTGGAGGAATGAGCGTCCGGGGTCGCGCCGCGGGCGGTCAGAAGGTCATCACCTGGTAGCCCTGCTCCATGTACGCCGCGATGCTCGGGTGCCCCTTCATCTCGCCGCGCAGCGGCAGGCCCAGGGCCTCGATCCCTTCGAGCGCCCCCGTCTTCGCGGCGCAGGCCCCGCAGACGCAGTCGATCATCCCCTTCCCGCGCGCTTCCCGGCAAAGGTCCGCGTACGGCTGACCTTCCCTGGACAGATCCACCAGCGCCCGGGTCGCGCCCCCCTCGACCACCACCTTCACCTCGTATCCCTTCCCGTTCATGTCGAGGGCGTTCAGCAACACGTGGGCGAAGAACTCCGGGTCGCCGTTGAAGGCGACGATCGCGACGCGCCGGCCCATTCCGCTTCCCCCTTTCCCCATTTCACTTCCCGACCGAGAACGTCAGGGCTCCGAAGGTGTTGTGCTTGTCCTGGGTCGTGAACTCCCGGGTCCGAAGGACGTTGGCGAAGCTCAGGCGGTAACGG contains:
- a CDS encoding DsrE family protein; the encoded protein is MGRRVAIVAFNGDPEFFAHVLLNALDMNGKGYEVKVVVEGGATRALVDLSREGQPYADLCREARGKGMIDCVCGACAAKTGALEGIEALGLPLRGEMKGHPSIAAYMEQGYQVMTF
- a CDS encoding response regulator translates to MKGRVLVIDDDAGIRRELTAGLTREGYGVVACPDGISAIHELDAARGKGLAFDHLVTDIFMPDIDGLKILKVIKTRHPDLPVVVIAGPGDAGDEALRLAALSESNTAYLERPFTIPDLVRNLEELSPGAAVLPGAEGTEAPGPEMRESVTAYLTIRVADPVHSADIFRKLYRMNGVQRCEAVRGDFDIIVIAQGDSQEEIRRLKDAIAEIDGVQLLSASGVERPKLDRDVNEFVDAYSKAVKTKGLPSSSKRPGTTSYIIVDVDKDAIRRIFTTVFFIDEVVFCDVVEDGARLVGMVMGHGAVGAAPGIVEKLGGIDGVLRVREAAVVKLVEE